A DNA window from Piliocolobus tephrosceles isolate RC106 chromosome 9, ASM277652v3, whole genome shotgun sequence contains the following coding sequences:
- the OLAH gene encoding S-acyl fatty acid synthase thioesterase, medium chain, with protein sequence MDRGDQAKRTRNENVFNCLYKSPEATFKLICFPWAGGSSVHFARWGQDTHDSLEVHSFRLPGRESRIEEPFANDISQLVDEVVCALQPVIQDKQFAFFGHSMGSYIAFKTALHLKENNKPEPLHLFLSSATPIHSKAWPRIPKEDELSEEQISHYLTEFGGTPKHFVEDKQLMQQYSPMIRADLNVVSSCTSNIPSKAVLSCDLTCFVGSEDIVKDVEAWKDVTSGSTNIHQLPGDHFHLLDPANERLIKNYIIKCLEVSSLANF encoded by the exons ATGGACAGAGGAGACCAAGCTAAGAGAACCAG GAATGAAAACGTTTTCAACTGCTTATACAAAAGCCCTGAGGCAACTTTTAAGCTGATTTGCTTTCCCTGGGCAGGAGGTAGCTCCGTTCATTTTGCCAGATGGGGCCAAGATACTCATGATTCGCTGGAAG TGCACTCCTtcaggcttcctggaagagaaaGCCGAATTGAAGAACCTTTTGCAAATGACATCTCCCAGTTAGTTGATGAAGTTGTTTGTGCTCTGCAGCCAGTCATCCAGGACAAACAATTTGCATTTTTTGGCCACAG TATGGGATCCTACATTGCTTTTAAGACTGCACTACacctaaaagaaaacaataaaccaGAACCactgcatttatttttgtcaagCGCAACTCCTATACAT TCAAAGGCCTGGCCTCGCATTCCCAAAGAAGATGAATTGTCAGAAGAACAAATTAGTCATTACCTTACGGAATTTGGAGGCACCCCCAAGCATTTTGTTGAAGACAAGCAACTTATGCAACAATATAGTCCCATGATAAGGGCAGATCTGAACGTTGTTAGTAGTTGCAC CTCTAACATACCATCTAAGGCTGTTCTTTCTTGTGACTTAACATGTTTTGTTGGATCTGAAGACATAGTAAAGGACGTGGaag CCTGGAAAGATGTAACCAGTGGAAGTACTAACATTCACCAGCTTCCAGGGGATCACTTTCATCTTCTGGATCCTGCCAATGAGAGATTAATCAAGAACTACATAATCAAGTGTCTAGAAGTATCATCGCTTGccaatttttag